From Acidobacteriota bacterium, one genomic window encodes:
- a CDS encoding radical SAM protein, with protein sequence MPGSGARGAGGRDGDRPALGRGPAGARHALLARIGPFGARRGAVPAPKGGTTRGGADPALAGAGRTSRRRGRAARSSRSATGVLRGGRRAAQAGSRLPARLQARHRFPRLPRRPPRVRVLAAAAAPGAPPPASAPACGEDTVSSRLAELLHAAQDEHVPINVLFELTNRCNEDCRHCYVDLGDVDGELTTAEVIRILDELREAGTLFLTFTGGEIFTRRDILTLIDEARRRRFALRLFTNGTLIGPREVEAIAAAGVVAVELSLYAMDPAVHDAVTRRPGSHAKTVRAAERLRAAGVPVVLKAPILRSAGEAYREVVAFARKIGAEYRFDPSVVARYDLDETPLAERIDGEALQRACADPDLGLAADPASRRPPDPGDPICATGRRVALISARGLVYPCSQRFPPAGSLREQSFREIWETSPLLLRLRNLTAQDLPVCSRCPSHALCGRCSLDALFEDGDFWGSQSRACAVAEARLSAGARGGTTLAQRLRGLPGCGH encoded by the coding sequence GTGCCGGGAAGCGGGGCTCGAGGTGCTGGCGGACGAGATGGTGATCGTCCGGCGCTCGGGCGCGGGCCTGCGGGTGCACGGCACGCCCTTCTGGCACGGATCGGCCCGTTCGGCGCCCGCCGGGGGGCTGTTCCTGCTCCAAAAGGCGGAACGACCCGAGGTGGAGCGGATCCCGCCCTCGCGGGCGCTGGCCGGACTTCTCGGCGCCGGGGGCGCGCCGCTCGATCTTCCCGATCTGCAACGGGCGTTCTTCGAGGCGGCCGCCGCGCTGCTCAGGCGGGTTCCCGCCTACCGGCTCGGCTTCAGGCGCGACACCGATTTCCTCGACTGCCTCGACGCCCTCCCCGAGTTCGCGTTCTGGCGGCCGCGGCGGCGCCGGGAGCGCCTCCTCCCGCAAGCGCCCCAGCCTGTGGAGAGGACACCGTGAGTTCCCGGCTCGCCGAACTGCTCCACGCGGCTCAGGACGAGCACGTCCCGATCAACGTGCTCTTCGAGCTGACCAATCGGTGCAACGAGGACTGCCGGCACTGCTACGTCGACCTCGGCGACGTGGACGGCGAGCTGACCACCGCCGAGGTGATCCGGATCCTGGACGAGCTTCGCGAGGCCGGCACCTTGTTCCTGACCTTCACCGGCGGGGAGATCTTCACCCGGCGCGACATCCTCACGTTGATCGACGAGGCGCGCCGGCGGCGCTTCGCGCTCCGCCTGTTCACCAACGGGACGTTGATCGGTCCCCGGGAGGTGGAGGCGATCGCCGCCGCCGGCGTGGTCGCGGTGGAGCTGTCGCTGTACGCGATGGACCCGGCGGTCCACGACGCGGTGACCCGCCGGCCGGGGTCTCACGCGAAGACGGTGCGGGCGGCCGAGCGGCTGCGCGCGGCGGGAGTGCCGGTGGTGCTCAAGGCCCCGATCCTCCGGAGCGCCGGCGAGGCCTACCGGGAGGTCGTCGCGTTCGCCCGCAAGATCGGCGCCGAATACCGGTTCGACCCGTCGGTGGTCGCGCGCTACGACCTCGACGAGACTCCGCTCGCGGAGCGCATCGACGGCGAAGCGCTCCAGCGGGCGTGCGCCGATCCCGACCTCGGGCTCGCCGCGGACCCGGCCTCGCGTCGGCCGCCGGATCCGGGAGACCCGATCTGCGCCACCGGGCGCCGGGTCGCTCTCATCTCCGCCCGGGGCCTCGTCTACCCCTGCTCCCAGCGCTTCCCTCCGGCGGGATCGCTCCGGGAGCAGTCGTTCCGGGAGATCTGGGAGACCTCCCCTCTCCTGCTCCGCCTGCGGAACCTCACCGCCCAGGATCTCCCCGTGTGCAGCCGATGCCCCAGCCACGCCCTGTGCGGCCGCTGCTCCCTCGACGCGCTGTTCGAGGACGGGGACTTCTGGGGGTCGCAGAGCCGCGCCTGCGCGGTGGCCGAAGCGAGGCTCTCGGCCGGAGCGCGAGGAGGGACCACGCTCGCGCAACGGCTCCGCGGTCTTCCCGGCTGCGGCCACTGA
- a CDS encoding glycosyltransferase family 9 protein: protein MVPDPSESKPRRIAVAQLADIGDMVFVTPLLISLRQAFPRAEIAVVGRPAALEVLADHPAVDRFIPYDKRGDDRGAGGLVAAASRVRRVAPRYYFGVTRSARTAVLGLLSGARWRVGFREPGRAWAYTHLVRRPDERPYAERPLALLGPLEILPAETRPRLEVGPERRAAAAARLRAAGWNGEPLLAVAPGSRYPTKRWPLPNYRRLFELLREAGGPRPAIYAGADESDAVGALLDAAPEALDRRGTSVGEMIAEMALASAALAGDSGPIHAAAALGVPSVLLLGPTPRAPLGRVPELTVLSKNLDCQPCSRHGGETCPRGHHLCLADLRPEEVAAAVREVARPPGE from the coding sequence ATGGTTCCGGACCCGTCAGAGAGCAAGCCCCGGCGGATCGCCGTCGCCCAGCTCGCGGACATCGGCGACATGGTCTTCGTCACGCCGCTGCTGATCTCCCTGCGGCAGGCCTTCCCGAGGGCGGAGATCGCGGTGGTGGGGCGTCCCGCCGCTCTCGAGGTGCTCGCGGACCATCCCGCGGTCGACCGGTTCATCCCGTACGACAAGCGCGGCGACGACCGGGGAGCGGGCGGTCTCGTTGCGGCCGCGTCGCGGGTCCGGCGGGTGGCACCCAGGTACTACTTCGGGGTGACGCGCTCGGCCCGGACGGCGGTGCTCGGGCTGCTCTCCGGGGCGCGGTGGCGCGTCGGCTTCCGCGAGCCGGGCCGGGCATGGGCGTACACGCACCTCGTCCGGCGTCCCGACGAGCGTCCCTACGCGGAGCGCCCGCTGGCTCTGTTGGGCCCCCTGGAGATCCTTCCCGCGGAGACGCGGCCGCGCCTCGAGGTCGGACCGGAGCGGCGGGCCGCGGCCGCCGCCCGGCTCCGGGCGGCCGGGTGGAATGGCGAGCCGCTGCTGGCGGTGGCCCCCGGTTCCCGCTATCCGACCAAGCGCTGGCCGCTGCCGAACTACCGGAGGCTGTTCGAGCTGCTGCGCGAGGCGGGGGGGCCGCGTCCCGCGATCTACGCCGGAGCGGACGAGTCCGATGCGGTGGGGGCGCTGCTCGATGCGGCGCCCGAGGCGCTCGACCGGCGCGGCACGAGCGTCGGCGAGATGATCGCCGAGATGGCGCTGGCGTCCGCGGCGCTGGCGGGTGATTCCGGTCCGATCCACGCGGCGGCGGCCCTGGGGGTGCCGTCCGTTCTGCTCCTCGGGCCGACGCCGCGGGCGCCGCTGGGCCGCGTTCCCGAACTCACGGTCTTGTCGAAGAACCTCGATTGCCAGCCCTGCAGCCGGCACGGGGGAGAAACGTGCCCCCGCGGGCATCACCTCTGCCTCGCCGATCTGCGGCCCGAAGAGGTCGCCGCGGCGGTGCGGGAGGTCGCGCGCCCGCCCGGGGAGTGA